One segment of Euwallacea fornicatus isolate EFF26 chromosome 23, ASM4011564v1, whole genome shotgun sequence DNA contains the following:
- the LOC136346514 gene encoding serine/arginine repetitive matrix protein 2-like isoform X2, with protein MSAETVDVARIKDEDVLRRMWQETEDFGRKKEIRSHMYKLREARLKDFYTSSDVNTEVHKSTMSATHNVSKTNVATSHTDSLGDQSYVTLKSKEVRDSESPTRDTYKSIAKHQDQGWNVQTSHEKSQDGKTHTSTHLATTSGSQQIDGGSVNYVAKVQEKSSVFQDGNDKNFTRAAGTCSSSIVHQEASGGDEHSNYRSTSSKTSSSSQYISESKTEEIQPTVTITRDVPYTINEDNAKSVSEKTYTTNAPKDLKAHPNYIEGKTKVTQETKTLADGTVVTTTRYETKDGNSTQTATHKKYSNVASSHSSVSNKSDIHESRNVMNESQNLRRSDQRAVEYVVEPSTRSQQPSKSESIHTSKVLKDSRNDSITVVNDGNSPYEVTTRTTTTKTVVSEAPQTVKYVEIPIDQSLTSKTTTIINKAPATHYTTATHHITTDSKQRTDDQFISTERQHEEDTRDTSKRPEPIHTPSKTHPAQEPYVQPDRRQSIKPGKSELHEKAIPTEGQYSTTYRSDFTNKKISVEVSATHDAFARSLRSITPERISRNQPRTSSNQSLRSTGSPEKMKYPSRSSPDRVSRSRSPKKSVDRFSSNETFICTTGTDKKTDATTKKASKSDYYSADTLIRKSKNNIDSSTITRKKGPRSPSPTVTATSDFEYVWTNKDISTNLNEETSNTRTSTKETRPSSLEISSKRTSKSPTKQSPTKSPPKDTFEKPKLLRTNTYEERVKEILGLSNKDTKEIRRSSLERNSLRSSTIRDTTNRTTSSDDVVRRLTERKSPVKEAFLPTRKSPTKEKPVEFNKFPEDKKSPIKSKPSLSEFPSQIRKSPEKQPLGKPSEKKPSIKSGTTISEFPAQQRKSPEKEPLEPYPEKISPIKFAPSVSEFPSQIRKSPEKVPLEPYPEKKSPTKQASTICEFPSQIRKSPEREPLEPYPEKKSPTKQAPSVSEIPSEVRKSPEKKPLEARPAETSPTKQTPTICEYPSQIRKSSEKESLEPYPEKKSLTKQAPSISEFPSQIRASPEKTPLEPYPEKKSPTKQAPTICEFPSQIRKSPEREPLEPYPEKKSPAKQVPSISEFPSQIRKSPEKTPLEPYPETKTSISQAPTICEFPSQIRKSPEREPLEPYPEKKSPAKQVPSISEFPSQIRKSPEKTPLEPYPETKTSISPVPTICEFPSQIRKSPEREPLEPYPEKMSPIKSAPSESEYLAQTRKSPEQPLISENVPVKSPKKQTLKSPERKPSELPRKPTSTICDFPPQTRNSPEKPSSPPKLSPLKPKTSSKNTRTKSESSTTSEDEDVEEQIHKTTMETYESRVPVSEPIMEKKIFRQMCKADEEIIDKKKRTQELIESEIEDTRKKVSTKTAINEKKLVSGGPKLVKKPTITTKTTTITTTSKKVTSPKEKIPSKKATTVIEKIPSRKIMEISENSITKCPKVTKTTTVFTGKIPTPVKLPQTIYRVEKTKMVGTTEYQGEYSKSNKVTKEPLRKTTKPQKKITIFDVEKSQKLTQDKTIHLRTNRVDDTVNKKKISKTAITTNGYATKPSPKATPVKGPLVKPKQITTCCISPCCTPIKPKSLKPVETKKHVTTATITVANKPKTTIPTKRPFVAKLKPKQTNGYSSSESDDESIVESIEGSFVDLTEQRQFSTRDDTKNVVTTKTVLINEDGLDREIVVNLQRSKSSREPTPDRLCPRPLTSDEEEDSIPARYPDQISEPDDQGSLKKKPKKLTDIPIFESDDNEDNRITDITDAVTKITKVDRVEETDESLLSINKKISKFLNTAEKLTKEPLKPKPAKVQRPTLEVSEDLKEDECLLSVSDKVSKFINTAEQLSVSTLPERPKSPRFDEVSTQKKVSEFKSPEMIKKPSEGPAPKVLRPDLTNIDESLRADECLLSVSDKVSKFVTTAEKLTNSGPKSVSLSKIDVKAKSPTREVTFTTKNETTDFIESEKLQEMRTRKSVSISPERTPIKSRNSISISPERRSPSPGEKTTTRRSSSQYTSILKKDGSDRSYTSTSPETSPGTVRRGSQEESTKISNSTRLRSNESIKKAKALFENISKEQETVTKQKDILSRPSVFEARRKAEEETRNEEISRRSSLKTNSICSKQVDNVSRRSPSPKKSPERRSSADKIEIRRFRASSPEKIPEVVAPEKIPSPKLRSREQTPEGDLPHYMMPLDRNLRVKSPHREDINQVPAKAQLIDQVDTKHTKFGVTLRRTDSGKTAKTTDDSSTNSERRKSSITLEKRVTEEEIEEIFDLEVLEELLEKVMGYELRRKIRTQIRLVKKLITDDTLEEYILKRKSSILKESVIRRGSSPSKTTKPGSFDKTGEYQCTYTRKFSPERKVVEDQTYRHTELVDRRSSIENTSEYKYSYNERKSSSEISKINKEELRSTRSSISPERKLSKTIDIIPSGKTTISTKVESVPGGTRTTTTTTTERNFVSLKKAAPPTKTPIEDSQPDWVKQRNLRNARENVAVTSKKSLSSTTTSTKKDRVRISPTKEVKSTDLITSSYGVGPTDENGTPLFGLKALRAQNKSEKSKVQGTVIQSEYYSENDNEPVGQVSVTRYSTDPRDLNQDGIISSDGKVTSVTTTQKFGYKNTPSLRSLTDNRKEICDSTEKSSSKTTKINRRGSVKEISKKFIDNAVETLKSERQTTYPKAGLILRSSSFKSTNGEAELDSRESSPDGDKRSKSSTTTTIRTMKSSSSGETFLSNKNQISGVQDVLTRMKNEESVEGDSEEDIAARGLLNKFIGSQVILSGMEACAKSSKTKTMTTSPTSVSVRRTTKITSTITEGGKPTTKTRIFQRPVTEKELETVWDEQSLRLLLEQSTDYEERRIVRARLRQIMAELEDTVDVTKEVVKVGDATTKVTTRVAQQHVRAPKPMSPFAKFRQLDKQNSVNKPTPPSTPGTPRGSGPMFKFTDPALTQSANTIKDRLLHWCRMKTKEYENIQLDNFSSSWADGLAFCALIHHFLPDAFDYSILTPKDRRYNFELAFRIADEKADIFPLLDVEDMLETRRPDWKCVFTYVQSIYRRFKDED; from the exons ATGTCGGCCGAAACAGTGGACGTTGCACGAATCAAAGATGAGGACGTTTTACGACGCATG TGGCAAGAAACCGAGGATTTTGGCCGGAAAAAGGAAATACGATCACATATGTACAAACTAAGAGAAGCGCGCTTGAAAGACTTCTACACCTCCTCTGACGTGAATACCGAGGTTCACAAATCCACCATGTCTGCCACCCACAACGTGTCTAAAACGAACGTCGCAACCAGTCATACCGATTCACTTGGAGATCAAAGCTATGTTACTCTGAAAAGCAAGGAAGTGAGAGATTCGGAGAGCCCTACGAGGGATACATATAAGTCTATAG CTAAACATCAAGACCAAGGATGGAACGTTCAAACCTCCCACGAAAAGAGCCAGGATGGTAAAACTCACACTTCGACTCACTTAGCTACGACATCCGGAAGTCAGCAAATCGATGGAGGAAGTGTGAACTATGTGGCAAAAGTTCAGGAAAAATCCTCAGTTTTCCAAGACGGGAATGACAAGAACTTTACCAGAGCCGCAGGCACTTGTTCTTCCTCTATAGTGCACCAAGAAGCTTCTGGAGGGGATGAGCATTCCAATTACCGCTCCACCAGCAGCAAAACTTCCTCATCTTCCCAGTACATCTCAGAGAGCAAAACTGAGGAAATCCAACCAACCGTCACCATAACCAGAGACGTGCCATACACTATCAACGAGGATAACGCTAAGTCAGTATCTGAGAAAACTTACACTACTAATGCCCCTAAAGACCTCAAAGCCCACCCTAATTACATTGAAGGGAAAACCAAGGTAACACAGGAAACTAAAACTTTGGCGGACGGGACTGTGGTAACAACAACGCGATATGAGACGAAGgatggaaattcaactcaGACAGCTACTCACAAGAAATATTCTAATGTGGCATCCTCACATTCTAGTGTTTCCAACAAAAGCGATATACATGAAAGCCGGAATGTTATGAATGAGTCTCAGAATCTTAGGAGAAGTGATCAAAGGGCAGTTGAGTATGTGGTGGAACCTTCTACCAGGAGTCAGCAGCCGTCCAAGAGTGAGAGCATTCATACATCGAAAGTGTTGAAGGACAGTAGAAACGACTCCATAACTGTTGTAAATGATGGGAATTCGCCTTACGAAGTGACTACTAGAACTACCACCACCAAAACTGTCGTTTCAGAAGCTCCACAGACGGTTAAATATGTAGAAATACCAATTGATCAATCTCTTACGTCAAAAACAACTACTATCATAAATAAAGCTCCTGCGACTCATTACACCACAGCTACCCACCATATTACTACTGACTCAAAGCAAAGAACCGATGACCAATTCATAAGCACTGAACGTCAACACGAAGAAGATACTCGTGACACTTCTAAGAGGCCAGAGCCTATTCACACACCCTCTAAGACCCATCCAGCACAAGAACCGTACGTGCAACCTGATAGGAGACAATCCATTAAACCGGGGAAGTCTGAACTTCATGAAAAGGCTATACCTACAGAAGGCCAATATTCTACTACCTACCGCAGCGatttcacaaacaaaaagaTATCAGTTGAAGTTAGTGCCACTCATGATGCCTTTGCCAGATCCTTAAGATCCATAACTCCAGAGAGGATTTCCAGAAATCAACCCAGAACCAGCAGTAACCAGTCGTTAAGGAGTACTGGTAGTCCCGAGAAAATGAAGTATCCTTCCAG GTCATCTCCTGATCGCGTCAGCAGATCTCGAAGCCCTAAGAAATCTGTGGATCGATTCTCAAGCAATGAAACATTCATCTGCACCACTGGTACTGACAAAAAAACGGATGCAACCACCAAAAAAGCCTCCAAGTCTGATTATTACAGCGCTGATACTTTAATCAGGAAATCGAAGAATAACATCGACAGCAGTACCATAACTCGCAAAAAGGGGCCCAGGAGTCCTTCACCAACAGTAACTGCAACAAgcgattttgaatatgtctgGACCAATAAAGATATCAGCACTAACTTGAATGAGGAAACTTCGAATACGAGGACGAGCACCAAGGAAACTAGGCCTAGCAGCCTAGAAATAAGCAGCAAAAGAACTTCTAAATCTCCCACGAAGCAATCACCCACTAAATCGCCGCCAAAGGATACTTTTGAGAAGCCCAAGTTGCTCAGAACTAACACGTATGAAGAACGAGTTAAGGAGATTTTAGGGCTAAGCAATAAAGATACGAAGGAGATTCGTAGAAGCAGTTTGGAAAGAAATTCTTTAAGAAGTAGCACGATCCGAGACACAACCAACAGAACAACCAGCAGCGATGATGTGGTGAGGAGATTGACGGAAAGGAAAAGTCctgtgaaagaggcatttttGCCTACCAGAAAATCTCCTACAAAGGAAAAACCTGTtgagtttaataaatttcctgaAGACAAAAAGTCTCCAATAAAATCCAAGCCATCATTGTCAGAATTTCCTTCTCAGATTCGAAAATCTCCTGAAAAGCAACCACTTGGAAAACCATCAGAAAAGAAGCCGTCTATTAAATCTGGCACTACTATATCCGAGTTTCCAGCGCAACAGCGTAAATCTCCAGAAAAAGAGCCATTGGAACCCTATCCAGAGAAAATATCTCCGATTAAATTTGCCCCTTCAGTATCTGAATTTCCATCTCAGATCAGGAAATCTCCAGAGAAGGTCCCGTTGGAACCATATCCGGAGAAAAAATCCCCCACAAAACAAGCATCGACGATCTGTGAATTTCCATCTCAAATTAGAAAATCTCCTGAAAGAGAACCATTGGAGCCATATCCAGAGAAAAAATCACCTACAAAACAAGCACCATCCGTGTCAGAAATCCCATCGGAAGTTAGAAAATCTCCAGAGAAGAAGCCTTTAGAAGCGAGACCTGCCGAAACTTCTCCTACAAAACAAACCCCAACAATCTGTGAATATCCATCACAAATTAGAAAATCCTCTGAAAAAGAGTCATTGGAACCATATCCAGAGAAAAAATCACTTACAAAGCAAGCACCTTCAATATCAGAATTTCCCTCTCAAATCAGAGCATCCCCAGAAAAAACTCCACTTGAACCATATCCAGAGAAAAAGTCTCCCACAAAACAAGCTCCGACAATTTGCGAATTTCCATCTCAAATTAGAAAATCTCCTGAAAGAGAGCCATTGGAACCATATCCAGAGAAAAAATCACCTGCAAAGCAAGTACCTTCGATATCGGAGTTCCCTTCTCAAATCAGAAAATCCCCAGAAAAGACTCCACTGGAACCATATCCAGAGACAAAAACTTCTATATCACAAGCTCCTACAATTTGTGAATTTCCATCTCAAATTAGAAAATCTCCTGAACGAGAGCCATTGGAACCATATCCAGAGAAAAAATCACCTGCAAAGCAAGTACCCTCAATATCGGAGTTCCCTTCTCAAATCAGAAAATCCCCAGAAAAGACCCCACTGGAACCATATCCAGAGACAAAAACTTCTATATCACCAGTTCCAACAATCTGCGAATTTCCATCCCAAATTAGAAAATCTCCTGAAAGAGAACCACTGGAGCCATATCCAGAAAAAATGTCTCCAATCAAATCTGCCCCTTCGGAATCAGAATATCTTGCACAGACTAGGAAGTCGCCAGAACAGCCTTTAATCTCTGAAAATGTTCCGGTCAAGTcaccaaaaaaacaaacccTCAAATCTCCAGAAAGAAAACCCTCTGAATTACCAAGAAAGCCTACATCGACAATTTGTGACTTCCCCCCACAAACAAGGAATTCTCCAGAAAAACCTTCTTCGCCACCAAAATTGAGCCCCTTGAAACCTAAGACATCTTCGAAAAATACTAGAACCAAATCTGAAAGCTCAACTACTTCAGAGGATGAAGATGTGGAGGAGCAAATACATAAAACCACAATGGAGACTTATGAATCAAGAGTACCAGTCTCAGAGCCAATCAtggaaaaaaagatttttaggCAGATGTGCAAAGCTGATGAAGAGATCATTGATAAGAAAAAGCGCACTCAAGAGCTGATTGAGTCCGAGATCGAAGACACCAGAAAGAAGGTTAGCACCAAAACTGCGATAAATGAGAAGAAATTGGTAAGTGGAGGGcctaaattagttaaaaagcCTACTATTACCACCAAAACTACTACGATTACTACCACCTCGAAGAAAGTTACTTCcccgaaggaaaaaattccGAGTAAGAAGGCTACAACAGTGATAGAAAAAATACCTTCTAGGAagataatggaaatttcagaaaattctaTCACTAAATGTCCAAAAGTAACTAAAACCACTACTGTATTTACGGGAAAAATTCCTACACCGGTAAAATTACCCCAGACCATTTATAGAGTGGAGAAAACCAAGATGGTGGGGACGACAGAGTATCAAGGCGAGTATTCTAAATCAAATAAAGTGACTAAAGAACCTCTAAGAAAGACGACGAAGCCACAGAAGAAGATTACAATTTTTGATGTTGAGAAATCACAGAAGCTTACTCAAGATAAAACCATCCACCTGAGGACCAACAGAGTTGACGATACCGTTAATAAGAAGAAGATTTCAAAGACTGCAATTACCACCAATGGGTATGCAACCAAACCTAGTCCTAAAGCAACGCCTGTCAAAGGTCCACTTGTCAAACCTAAGCAGATAACGACTTGTTGTATAAGTCCCTGTTGCACTCCTATAAAACCCAAGAGTCTCAAGCCCGTAGAGACTAAGAAGCACGTTACGACTGCAACCATAACAGTGGCTAATAAACCAAAAACCACCATCCCAACGAAGAGGCCATTTGTGGCAAAATTGAAGCCAAAGCAAACTAATGGATACTCGTCTTCAGAATCTGATGATGAATCCATAGTGGAGAGCATTGAGGGATCGTTTGTGGATCTTACAGAACAAAGGCAATTTTCTACTAGAGATGATACGAAGAATGTGGTAACTACCAAGACGGTTTTGATCAACGAGGATGGTCTAGATCGAGAGATCGTGGTTAATCTTCAAAGGTCTAAATCCTCTAGAGAGCCTACACCTGACAGGCTTTGCCCAAGACCATTGACCAGCGATGAGGAAGAGGATTCGATACCAGCGAGATACCCTGATCAAATCAGCGAACCTGATGATCAAGGCTCCTTGaagaaaaaacctaaaaaactAACTGATATTCCCATATTTGAGTCTGATGATAATGAGGATAATCGAATTACAGACATAACTGACGCAGTAACTAAAATAACTAAAGTGGATAGGGTTGAGGAGACCGATGAGAGTTTGTTGAGCATCAACAAGAAGATAAGTAAGTTCCTAAACACTGCTGAGAAGCTGACTAAAGAACCACTGAAACCTAAACCTGCTAAAGTGCAACGACCCACTTTGGAAGTATCAGAAGACTTGAAGGAGGACGAATGCTTGCTGAGCGTTTCTGATAAAGTCAGCAAGTTCATAAATACAGCTGAACAGCTGAGTGTATCCACATTGCCGGAGAGGCCTAAGAGTCCCCGATTTGACGAGGTGAGCACTCAAAAGAAGGTTTCAGAGTTCAAGTCTCCTGAGATGATTAAAAAACCTTCAGAAGGTCCTGCACCAAAGGTACTCCGCCCTGATTTGACTAACATCGATGAGTCACTAAGAGCTGATGAATGTTTACTCAGTGTTTCTGATAAAGTAAGCAAATTTGTCACTACCGCCGAGAAACTAACAAACAGTGGTCCGAAATCTGTGAGCCTTTCTAAAATCGACGTGAAAGCCAAATCTCCCACTCGCGAGGTAACTTTCACCACCAAGAACGAAACCACGGATTTTATTGAAAGCGAGAAACTCCAAGAAATGAGGACTCGCAAATCTGTATCAATCTCCCCTGAAAGGACTCCAATAAAATCTCGCAACTCTATCTCAATTTCCCCAGAAAGAAGATCTCCATCTCCTGGGGAAAAAACTACAACAAGAAGATCTTCCTCTCAATACACCAGTATCTTGAAGAAGGATGGCAGTGATCGAAGCTATACCTCAACATCTCCTGAAACTAGTCCTGGAACCGTTCGCAGAGGTTCACAGGAGGAATCCACGAAAATCAGTAACAGCACTAGATTGAGAAGCAACGAAAGTATTAAGAAGGCCAAAGcattgtttgaaaacataagcAAAGAACAAGAAACGGTTACAAAGCAGAAGGATATTCTCAGTAGACCTTCGGTGTTTGAGGCCAGAAGGAAAGCTGAAGAAGAGACTAGGAATGAGGAGATTTCTAGGAGGTCGTCTTTGAAGACGAACTCAATTTGTTCAAAACAAGTTGATAATGTCTCTAGAAGATCTCCATCTCCAAAAAAATCACCTGAGAGAAGAAGTTCTGcagacaaaattgaaattaggCGGTTTAGAGCTAGTTCCCCAGAGAAAATTCCTGAAGTAGTGGCCCCAGAAAAAATCCCTTCACCAAAACTAAGAAGCAGAGAGCAAACACCTGAGGGAGATTTGCCCCATTACATGATGCCTTTAGATAGAAACTTGAGAGTGAAGAGTCCTCATagagaggacatcaatcaag TTCCAGCAAAAGCTCAACTCATCGACCAAGTCGATACCAAGCACACGAAATTCGGAGTCACTTTGAGGAGAACTGATTCTGGAAAGACTGCCAAAACTACTGACGATTCATCTACCAACTCTGAAAGAAGAAAGAGCAGCATTACTTTGGAAAAACGAGTAACGGAGGAGGAAATCGAGGAGATATTCGATTTGGAAGTTTTAGAGGAATTG TTGGAAAAAGTGATGGGTTATGAGCTGCGGCGTAAAATCCGCACTCAAATTCGCCTGGTCAAGAAATTGATCACTGATGATACCTTAGAGGAGTACATATTAAAGAGGAAGTCGTCTATCTTAAAAGAATCTGTGATACGGAGGGGATCAAGTCCTTCTAAAACTACTAAACCCGGGTCTTTTGATAAAACCGGAGAGTACCAGTGCACTTATACAAGAAAATTTAGTCCTGAAAGAAAAGTTGTTGAAGACCAAACTTATCGACATACTGAATTAGTCGACAGGAGGAGCAGCATTGAAAACACTTCAGAATACAAGTATTCATACAACGAACGCAAATCATCCagtgaaatatcaaaaataaacaaagaggAGCTGAGATCAACTCGCTCATCCATCAGTCCCGAAAGAAAACTCTCCAAAACCATTGACATCATCCCCAGTGGCAAAACCACCATCTCAACCAAAGTGGAGAGTGTTCCTGGTGGCACTCGAACCACCACCACCACTACAACTGAAAGAAACTTTGTTTCTCTCAAAAAAGCTGCTCCCCCGACTAAAACACCCATTGAGGATAGTCAGCCAGACTGGGTAAAGCAGAGAAACTTGAGGAATGCCAGAGAAAACGTTGCGGTGACCTCCAAGAAGTCATTGAGCTCCACCACCACAAGTACCAAAAAAGACCGAGTCAGAATCAGTCCCACTAAAGAAGTGAAGAGTACTGATTTAATTACTTCAAGTTATGGTGTAGGGCCTACGGACGAGAATGGGACCCCGTTGTTTGGATTGAAGGCTTTGAGGGCGCAGAATAAGAGCGAGAAAAGCAAAG TTCAAGGAACCGTCATCCAAAGCGAGTACTATTCAGAAAACGACAATGAGCCGGTAGGACAAGTGAGCGTTACGAGATATTCAACCGACCCCAGAGACTTGAACCAAGACGGAATTATATCCAGCGATGGTAAAGTTACCAGCGTTACCACGACGCAGAAATTTGGATATAAGAATACGCCTTCGTTGCGAAGTCTCACCGATAATAGGAAA GAAATATGTGACTCGACCGAAAAATCATCATCTAAAACCACGAAAATTAACCGACGAGGATCCGTAAAGGAGATCTCCAAGAAGTTTATTGACAATGCAG TCGAAACTCTGAAGAGTGAGCGGCAAACAACCTATCCGAAGGCAGGTCTGATTTTGCGAAGCTCCAGCTTCAAGAGCACAAACGGAGAAGCGGAACTGGATAGTCGGGAATCATCTCCAG ACGGTGACAAAAGATCCAAGAGCAGCACCACAACTACCATACGTACCATGAAGAGTTCGTCCAGCGGAGAAACATTTTTGTCCAACAAGAATCAGATTTCTGGGGTTCAAGATGTGTTAACTCGAATGAAGAATGAAGAGAGCGTGGAAGGGGATAGCGAGGAAGACATTGCGGCCAGGGGacttttgaacaaatttattg GTTCACAAGTTATTCTATCTGGAATGGAGGCATGTGCGAAATCGTCAAAGACAAAAACCATGACCACTTCACCGACCTCAGTTTCTGTCAGAAGAACGACTAAAATTACCTCTACCATTACA GAAGGTGGAAAACCTACGACCAAAACGAGAATCTTCCAACGTCCTGTTACTGAAAAGGAACTAGAGACAGTCTGGGACGAGCAAAGTCTTCGACTGCTG TTGGAGCAAAGCACCGATTACGAGGAACGTCGAATCGTCAGAGCAAGATTGCGTCAAATCATGGCAGAATTAGAAG ACACGGTCGATGTCACCAAAGAGGTGGTGAAGGTCGGCGATGCCACAACGAAAG TTACAACAAGAGTCGCCCAACAACACGTCAGGGCTCCTAAACCCATGTCGCCGTTCGCAAAATTTCGCCAGTTGGACAAACAGAACAGCGTCAACAAACCAACCCCTCCAAG CACCCCGGGCACACCCCGCGGATCTGGGCCCATGTTTAAATTCACCGATCCGGCCCTGACGCAGTCCGCAAATACAATTAAAGACCGCCTCTTGCATTGGTGTCGGATGAAGACTAAGGAGTATGAG aaCATTCAACTAGACAACTTCTCAAGCAGCTGGGCAGACGGATTAGCCTTTTGCGCTCTGATCCATCACTTCCTACCCGACGCTTTCGACTACAGTATCCTCACGCCGAAGGATCGCAGATACAACTTCGAGTTGGCCTTCCGAATTGCTGA TGAGAAAGCTGATATATTCCCTTTACTGGACGTCGAGGACATGCTGGAAACTCGAAGGCCGGATTGGAAGTGCGTCTTCACCTATGTTCAGTCAATTTACAGGCGGTTCAAAGATGAAGATTAA